In Chryseobacterium oranimense, a single window of DNA contains:
- a CDS encoding pyridoxal phosphate-dependent aminotransferase — MDKLSDRVKRLGYSQTFVMSNKAREMKAAGIDVISLTLGEPDFDVPDNIKQAAFDAINQNYSHYSPVPGFLELREAVAYKLKRDNHLEYKPSQICVSNGAKQAILNVLASVINDGDEVLLPAPYWVSYDEMVKMMGGNSVMLPTSYVTDFKITAEQLEEAITDKTKAILFSSPCNPSGGYYTYDELKSMAKVIAKYPHVTIISDEIYEYINYETKTTSIAQFPEVYEQTAVINGMSKAFAMTGWRIGYSACPEWLAKACEKVQGQMTSGANTMAQRASITALKTDPSQYKYMIDAFQKRRDLVYDLMKEIPGFKVLLPKAAFYFFPDISYYIGKTLNGTEIKDSDDFAMFLLENAHVGCVGGVSFGSPECIRFSYAASEEDLREAMKRIKDALAPFNS, encoded by the coding sequence ATGGATAAACTTTCAGATAGAGTAAAAAGATTAGGTTACTCACAGACTTTCGTAATGTCGAACAAAGCAAGAGAAATGAAAGCCGCCGGCATTGACGTGATTAGTCTTACTCTTGGCGAACCGGATTTTGATGTTCCGGATAATATCAAACAGGCCGCTTTTGATGCGATCAACCAGAATTACAGCCACTACTCTCCTGTTCCCGGGTTTCTTGAGCTTCGTGAAGCGGTAGCCTACAAATTAAAAAGAGATAACCACCTTGAATATAAACCTTCCCAGATCTGTGTTTCCAACGGAGCTAAACAGGCTATTTTAAATGTACTTGCCTCTGTGATCAATGATGGTGACGAAGTACTGCTTCCTGCACCTTACTGGGTAAGCTACGATGAGATGGTGAAAATGATGGGCGGAAATTCGGTAATGCTTCCTACTTCTTATGTTACAGATTTTAAAATAACAGCTGAACAGCTTGAAGAAGCTATTACAGATAAAACAAAAGCAATTCTTTTCAGCTCGCCGTGTAACCCGTCCGGTGGATATTACACTTATGATGAACTGAAATCCATGGCGAAAGTTATTGCCAAATATCCTCATGTGACCATTATTTCCGATGAAATCTATGAGTATATCAATTACGAAACGAAAACAACATCCATCGCCCAGTTTCCTGAAGTGTATGAACAGACTGCCGTAATCAACGGAATGTCTAAAGCATTTGCCATGACGGGATGGAGAATCGGTTATTCCGCCTGTCCTGAATGGCTGGCAAAAGCCTGTGAAAAAGTTCAGGGACAGATGACCAGCGGAGCAAATACAATGGCGCAGAGAGCCTCTATTACCGCTTTAAAAACAGATCCTTCCCAATATAAATACATGATCGATGCATTTCAGAAAAGAAGAGATCTTGTGTATGATCTGATGAAGGAAATACCTGGATTTAAAGTACTGCTTCCAAAAGCCGCCTTTTATTTCTTCCCGGATATTTCCTATTATATCGGAAAAACGTTGAACGGTACGGAAATCAAAGATTCTGATGATTTCGCCATGTTCTTGCTGGAGAATGCCCATGTAGGATGTGTAGGCGGTGTTTCTTTCGGAAGCCCGGAATGCATAAGATTTTCCTATGCAGCTTCTGAGGAAGACCTGAGAGAAGCAATGAAACGAATCAAGGATGCATTGGCTCCATTCAATTCATAA
- a CDS encoding peptidylprolyl isomerase, translated as MKKIFLGLTMVAAQLMFAQKVTGVKVEKVQKEVSAQLDKEKVALYNENFLKFVEALKSPDRKAVDALLSDKVKAIVTDDVLQKVKEGFDINKKLEILNTGYHKLMDGSNLPSIHYKYAGESKEVIMAVFEEDGKILGVMPAKKTK; from the coding sequence ATGAAAAAAATATTTTTAGGACTTACAATGGTTGCCGCGCAGCTGATGTTTGCTCAGAAAGTAACGGGAGTAAAGGTTGAAAAGGTTCAGAAAGAGGTTTCTGCACAGCTGGACAAGGAAAAGGTGGCTTTATATAATGAGAACTTCCTGAAATTCGTTGAAGCGCTTAAATCTCCAGACCGTAAAGCTGTAGATGCACTTTTATCTGATAAAGTGAAGGCAATCGTTACAGATGATGTTCTGCAGAAAGTAAAAGAAGGCTTTGATATCAATAAAAAACTGGAAATTTTAAATACAGGATATCATAAACTGATGGACGGTTCCAATCTTCCAAGCATTCATTACAAATATGCAGGGGAGTCAAAAGAAGTGATTATGGCTGTATTTGAAGAGGATGGAAAAATCCTTGGCGTGATGCCGGCCAAAAAAACAAAATAA
- a CDS encoding Bax inhibitor-1 family protein — MMTDVLVAHSSEVEKAAFYRKTYLHVALSILAFIGVETILLKTVPVEVIAMMFGQKYTWLLIIGVFWLASMLASKWSLSQSRTTQYFGLGFYIVLEAVIFMPMIYIAANMQGGGNIIFQAAMLTIAMFAGLSAVAFTSKKDFSFLRNIIIIGGFLSIGLIVAGAIFGFNLGLWFSVGMVLLASASILYETSKLKNVYTTGQYVGASLQLFASIMLLFWYILRILMSRRS; from the coding sequence ATGATGACAGATGTCCTGGTTGCTCATTCCTCAGAAGTGGAAAAAGCAGCTTTTTACAGAAAAACTTATTTACATGTCGCTTTATCGATCCTTGCATTTATCGGCGTTGAAACTATTTTGCTGAAAACGGTTCCTGTAGAGGTTATTGCGATGATGTTCGGGCAGAAATATACCTGGCTGCTGATTATCGGGGTTTTCTGGCTGGCTTCTATGCTGGCTTCCAAGTGGTCGCTTTCACAAAGTAGGACTACGCAGTATTTCGGATTAGGATTTTATATCGTTCTGGAAGCTGTAATCTTTATGCCGATGATTTATATTGCGGCTAATATGCAGGGTGGCGGAAATATTATTTTCCAGGCTGCCATGCTTACAATTGCTATGTTTGCCGGACTTTCTGCAGTGGCATTTACTTCTAAAAAAGATTTTTCATTCTTAAGAAATATCATTATTATCGGAGGCTTTCTTTCGATAGGACTCATTGTAGCCGGAGCTATTTTCGGATTCAATTTAGGACTTTGGTTTTCTGTAGGAATGGTTCTTTTGGCTTCTGCAAGCATTCTGTACGAAACAAGCAAGCTTAAAAATGTATATACTACCGGGCAGTATGTAGGAGCTTCCTTACAGCTTTTTGCATCTATTATGCTGTTGTTCTGGTATATCCTGAGAATCTTAATGAGCAGAAGAAGCTAG
- a CDS encoding thioredoxin family protein has translation MYTELTEDTLQNIVNDNEKVVVQYGATWCGNCRIMKPKFKKLASENEDIPFLYVDAEKLPESRKLATVDNLPTFAVFKNGELVNQVQSNQAESLINLFKEIQ, from the coding sequence ATGTACACAGAATTAACAGAAGATACATTACAGAATATCGTAAACGACAATGAAAAAGTAGTTGTTCAGTACGGGGCAACATGGTGCGGAAACTGCAGAATCATGAAGCCGAAATTCAAAAAACTGGCATCAGAAAACGAAGATATTCCATTCTTATATGTAGATGCCGAAAAACTTCCTGAAAGCAGAAAACTGGCAACCGTTGACAACCTTCCTACTTTTGCGGTTTTTAAAAACGGCGAATTGGTAAACCAGGTACAAAGCAACCAGGCCGAGAGTTTAATTAACCTTTTTAAAGAAATACAGTAA
- a CDS encoding GLPGLI family protein, which yields MNDMNCQKAIADYKGRKWEAWFSKEVPVNDGPYKFSGLPGLVMMVKDSENNHTFDLIQIKKINSLTTFIPKNNKLMTSEEYKKLLKGYSFSPGEDIAGMSVDSRAGKMEIQLKDDYIIQFDYNELKKSGANMDAVIAERLSLTNNPIEKE from the coding sequence ATCAATGATATGAACTGCCAGAAAGCAATAGCTGATTACAAAGGCAGAAAATGGGAAGCATGGTTCAGCAAAGAGGTTCCGGTAAATGACGGACCTTATAAATTCAGTGGGCTTCCGGGGCTTGTGATGATGGTAAAAGATTCTGAAAATAATCATACTTTTGACCTGATTCAGATTAAAAAAATAAATTCTCTGACTACTTTTATTCCTAAAAATAATAAACTTATGACCAGTGAAGAATATAAAAAACTTCTCAAAGGTTACAGTTTTTCCCCAGGAGAAGACATAGCAGGAATGAGTGTGGATTCCAGGGCGGGGAAAATGGAAATTCAGCTGAAAGACGACTATATCATACAGTTTGATTATAATGAGCTGAAAAAGAGCGGAGCCAATATGGATGCCGTCATTGCCGAAAGGCTCAGCTTAACCAATAATCCTATTGAAAAAGAATAA
- a CDS encoding DUF1015 domain-containing protein, producing MPVFKPFRGIRPHKDFESTFPTHPLDNFTQEEIAEKAQVENTYINMIKPYVVSKSKDIDRNLRKIRSTFEELLEEKKLIQDSSAYYLYEQIYPNKQVFRGLLGLASIEDFWNGKIKRHESTIPQKKEKLAHYLDKVNLQAEPVLLTYPSNSKIELLMNHEEKNVPIFNHVDSIGIRHKIWRIDNRLKLQQFKEVIDQIDSFYIADGHHRIGSTALNAKHHKEKNKRHNGTEAYNFVYSFIVSNQSIKIHDYNRILSDLNGLSSEEFLKELDQYFLIHEKGETPYFPSQKFHISMYLDGKFYSLHVKHDLRSTEMSLDNLDHHLLDKYIFKNILKIENSDSSDKISYAKGTSNLHGINFLKEKIDNGEGKVGFGIYPVSFNDMIKISDLKLSMPPKCTFIEPKLVTALLMYDMKP from the coding sequence ATGCCTGTTTTTAAACCTTTCCGTGGAATAAGACCTCATAAAGACTTTGAGAGCACTTTCCCTACCCATCCGCTGGACAATTTCACCCAAGAGGAGATTGCAGAGAAAGCTCAAGTTGAAAATACTTACATCAACATGATTAAACCCTATGTTGTAAGTAAATCTAAAGATATTGACCGGAATTTAAGAAAGATCCGTTCAACATTTGAAGAACTTCTGGAAGAGAAAAAACTCATTCAGGACAGTTCAGCTTATTATCTTTATGAGCAGATTTATCCCAATAAACAGGTTTTCAGAGGATTACTTGGATTGGCAAGTATTGAAGATTTCTGGAACGGAAAGATTAAAAGACATGAAAGTACCATTCCTCAGAAAAAGGAAAAACTGGCCCACTATCTGGATAAGGTAAACCTGCAGGCTGAACCGGTACTGCTTACCTACCCTTCCAATTCCAAGATTGAACTTCTGATGAACCATGAGGAAAAGAACGTTCCTATCTTCAACCATGTTGATTCTATCGGGATCAGACACAAAATCTGGAGAATAGACAACCGCCTGAAGCTTCAGCAGTTCAAGGAAGTGATTGATCAGATCGATTCTTTCTACATTGCCGACGGCCACCACAGGATCGGTTCCACAGCATTGAATGCAAAACATCACAAAGAAAAAAACAAAAGGCATAACGGTACTGAAGCTTATAACTTTGTATACAGCTTTATCGTATCCAACCAATCCATCAAGATCCACGATTACAACAGAATACTATCCGATCTTAACGGACTTTCCAGCGAAGAGTTTTTAAAAGAGCTGGACCAGTACTTCCTGATCCACGAAAAAGGTGAAACTCCTTATTTCCCTTCCCAGAAATTCCACATTTCTATGTACCTGGATGGTAAGTTTTACTCCCTTCACGTGAAGCACGACCTGCGTTCTACAGAAATGTCCCTTGATAACCTTGACCACCATCTTTTAGACAAATACATTTTCAAAAATATCCTGAAAATAGAAAATTCCGACAGCTCTGATAAAATTTCCTATGCAAAAGGAACATCTAACCTTCATGGTATTAACTTTTTAAAGGAAAAAATAGACAATGGCGAAGGCAAAGTAGGCTTTGGGATTTACCCGGTGAGTTTTAATGATATGATTAAAATTTCGGATCTTAAACTCAGCATGCCTCCAAAATGTACATTCATTGAACCGAAACTGGTTACAGCCCTGTTAATGTATGATATGAAACCTTAA
- a CDS encoding DUF6952 family protein yields the protein MKLPVIRQFYQNQTPENLEKTLEVLESFCEFRGTSEEDLNVAGELITNICGALEVHTSVQNGMSEKDALNSFAQKVLGSIDK from the coding sequence ATGAAACTACCCGTAATCAGACAGTTTTACCAGAACCAGACTCCGGAGAATCTCGAAAAAACTCTGGAAGTTTTAGAAAGCTTCTGCGAATTCAGAGGAACCAGTGAAGAGGACCTGAACGTAGCAGGAGAACTGATCACCAATATCTGCGGCGCTTTGGAAGTACACACCAGCGTTCAGAACGGTATGAGCGAAAAAGATGCTCTGAATTCTTTTGCACAAAAGGTCTTAGGATCTATTGATAAGTAA
- a CDS encoding peroxiredoxin yields the protein MSLVGKKFPNVTIDAMSEMGDDLRINILEEATSNQQKVILFWYPKDFTFVCPTELHAFQDALGEFEKRNTKVIGASCDTNEVHFAWLNTAKDNGGIEGVTYPLLADTHRQLANILGIVDQDFEYNEEGEETFTGSNVTYRATYLIDETGKIFHESVNDMPLGRNVKEYLRLIDAYTHVQKHGEVCPANWEEGKDAMKADRNSTAEYLAKN from the coding sequence ATGTCTTTAGTAGGAAAAAAATTCCCAAATGTAACCATTGATGCTATGTCTGAAATGGGTGATGATCTTAGAATCAATATCCTTGAAGAAGCAACTTCCAACCAGCAAAAAGTAATCTTATTCTGGTATCCGAAAGATTTCACTTTCGTATGTCCTACAGAGCTTCACGCTTTCCAGGATGCTTTAGGTGAATTCGAAAAAAGAAACACGAAAGTAATCGGTGCTTCTTGCGATACTAACGAGGTACACTTTGCATGGTTGAACACTGCAAAAGATAACGGAGGTATCGAAGGGGTAACTTACCCACTTTTAGCTGATACTCACAGACAGCTGGCTAACATTTTAGGAATTGTAGATCAGGATTTTGAATACAATGAAGAAGGTGAAGAAACTTTCACAGGTTCTAACGTAACTTACAGAGCAACTTATCTTATTGACGAAACAGGAAAAATCTTCCATGAGTCTGTAAACGATATGCCGTTAGGAAGAAACGTGAAAGAATATTTAAGACTAATCGACGCTTACACTCACGTTCAGAAGCACGGTGAAGTATGTCCTGCCAACTGGGAAGAAGGAAAAGATGCAATGAAAGCAGACAGAAATTCTACAGCAGAATATTTAGCAAAGAACTAA
- a CDS encoding D-2-hydroxyacid dehydrogenase, which yields MKVLANDGISKTGELALKEAGFEVLPNRVAQDHVISFINENNVDILLVRSATKVRKDMIDACPSLKIIGRGGIGMDNIDVDYAKSKGIKVINTPNASSKSVAELVFGHFFALARFLHESNRLMPLEGETHFDAMKKSFSKAYELSGKTLGVIGFGSIGQEVVKMGIALGMKIKVLTKTPKTKVLTLDFFDGQTLNFEITSTNDMDAFLKDTDFISINTPKTNEYIIDTPQFEKMKDGVYIVNTARGGVINEVALIDFIESEKVAGAALDVFENEPTPELPLLMNPALSLSPHVGGNTIDAQEKIGAELAEQIIKLQKETIR from the coding sequence ATGAAAGTTTTAGCAAACGACGGAATCTCAAAAACAGGAGAACTGGCACTTAAAGAAGCAGGATTTGAAGTCCTGCCAAACAGGGTTGCGCAGGATCATGTTATTAGTTTCATTAATGAAAATAACGTAGATATCCTTCTTGTAAGAAGTGCTACGAAAGTGAGAAAGGATATGATCGATGCCTGCCCCAGCCTGAAAATTATCGGACGCGGTGGTATCGGAATGGATAATATTGATGTAGATTATGCTAAAAGTAAAGGCATAAAAGTGATCAATACCCCAAACGCATCGTCAAAATCGGTTGCTGAACTTGTTTTCGGACATTTTTTCGCGCTGGCAAGATTCCTTCACGAATCAAACCGTCTGATGCCATTGGAAGGAGAAACTCACTTCGATGCTATGAAAAAGTCATTCAGCAAAGCCTATGAGCTTTCAGGAAAAACACTGGGAGTAATCGGCTTTGGAAGCATCGGCCAGGAAGTTGTGAAAATGGGGATCGCATTGGGAATGAAAATCAAGGTATTGACAAAAACCCCGAAAACAAAGGTTCTTACCCTGGATTTTTTCGATGGACAGACGTTGAACTTTGAAATCACTTCCACCAATGATATGGATGCTTTTCTTAAAGATACAGACTTCATCAGCATCAATACACCCAAAACAAATGAATATATTATAGACACGCCCCAGTTTGAAAAGATGAAGGACGGAGTCTACATAGTAAATACTGCAAGAGGCGGTGTGATCAATGAGGTAGCCCTTATAGATTTCATTGAATCTGAAAAAGTAGCAGGAGCAGCACTGGACGTTTTCGAGAACGAACCAACTCCGGAATTACCTTTACTGATGAACCCTGCACTATCCCTTTCTCCTCATGTGGGTGGAAACACCATAGATGCACAGGAGAAAATCGGTGCAGAACTTGCAGAACAAATTATTAAGCTACAAAAAGAAACTATAAGATAA
- a CDS encoding acyl-CoA reductase, with protein MNIENQVLGLIKLSEYIKEFLSKDQKDYNEADNEFELLLKRSEIENPWFTTENQKFALTEWANLLTQENINNWIRNYSVSKAPKKVGLILAGNIPLVGLHDVISVVLSGHIPLIKLSSKDKQMVPFLLKKWNEFSGGAVQFEFVERLENFDAVIATGSNNTARYLEYYFKNHLNIIRKNRTSVAVLKGDETPEELQLLAEDIFRYFGLGCRNVTRIFIPENFVIDRLFESFIGFQDIINHNKYANNYDYNRAVYLLNQDKFWDNNFVMLKEDNKLFSPLSVINFSRYSSLEDVKKIIAENEENIQCIVAKSELGLDSIPFGEAQHPSLDTYADNVDTMRFLEVV; from the coding sequence ATGAATATCGAAAATCAAGTTTTAGGACTTATTAAGTTAAGTGAGTATATAAAAGAGTTTTTGTCAAAGGATCAGAAGGATTATAATGAAGCAGATAATGAGTTTGAGTTATTGCTTAAAAGGTCTGAAATAGAGAATCCTTGGTTTACCACTGAAAATCAGAAATTTGCTCTGACAGAGTGGGCGAATCTGCTTACGCAGGAAAATATAAACAACTGGATCAGAAACTATTCTGTTTCCAAGGCTCCGAAAAAAGTAGGATTAATTTTGGCCGGAAATATTCCTCTTGTTGGACTTCATGATGTGATATCGGTTGTTTTAAGCGGCCATATTCCATTAATCAAGTTGTCTTCAAAGGATAAGCAGATGGTTCCGTTCCTGCTGAAAAAATGGAATGAGTTTTCTGGCGGAGCTGTTCAATTCGAATTTGTTGAAAGACTGGAGAATTTTGATGCTGTGATCGCTACAGGAAGCAATAACACAGCAAGATATCTTGAATATTATTTTAAAAATCATTTAAATATCATCAGAAAAAACAGAACTTCTGTTGCAGTTTTAAAAGGAGATGAAACTCCCGAAGAACTTCAGCTTCTGGCCGAAGATATTTTCAGGTATTTCGGGCTTGGATGCAGAAATGTGACCAGGATTTTTATTCCGGAGAATTTTGTGATCGACAGACTTTTTGAAAGCTTCATAGGCTTCCAGGATATTATCAATCATAATAAATATGCTAATAATTATGATTACAACAGGGCGGTTTATCTTCTTAATCAGGATAAATTCTGGGATAATAATTTTGTGATGCTGAAAGAGGATAACAAGCTTTTCAGTCCGCTTTCGGTAATCAATTTCAGCAGATACTCATCATTGGAGGATGTAAAAAAAATCATTGCTGAAAACGAAGAAAATATTCAGTGTATTGTAGCTAAGAGCGAATTGGGATTGGATTCAATTCCTTTTGGTGAAGCTCAGCATCCTTCCTTGGATACGTATGCGGATAATGTAGATACGATGAGATTTTTGGAAGTGGTCTGA
- the serC gene encoding 3-phosphoserine/phosphohydroxythreonine transaminase, producing MSKKHNFSAGPCILPQEVFEKSAEAILDFNGIGLSLLEISHRSKDFVAVMDEARAIVKRLMNLGDDYEVLYLGGGASLQFAMVPYNLLKVGGKAAYLDTGTWAAGAIKEAKKLGNVDVVGSSKEENYSFIPKNYTVGSEYDYFHCTSNNTIYGTQMKSFPDVDTLMVCDMSSDIFSRQLDFSKFDLIYAGAQKNMGPAGVTLVVIKKEILGKTGRENMLSILDYSQHISKESMYNTPPVFPVYASLLTLQYLEKNGGIAAAEARNEAKAKLLYEEIDSNPLFETFCVKEDRSLMNVSFKLTDESKKEAFDNAWKAAGISGLNGHRSLGGYRASLYNALPIESVQVLVDVMRSIK from the coding sequence ATGAGCAAAAAACACAACTTCAGCGCAGGACCATGCATTTTACCTCAGGAGGTATTTGAAAAATCAGCAGAAGCTATTTTAGATTTCAACGGAATTGGATTATCCCTTCTTGAAATTTCTCACAGAAGCAAAGACTTTGTTGCCGTAATGGACGAAGCCCGTGCTATTGTGAAAAGGCTGATGAACCTTGGTGATGATTATGAAGTGCTTTATTTAGGAGGGGGTGCAAGCCTTCAGTTTGCAATGGTTCCTTACAACCTTTTGAAAGTAGGCGGTAAAGCAGCTTACCTGGATACCGGAACCTGGGCGGCAGGAGCAATTAAAGAAGCAAAGAAATTAGGAAATGTGGATGTAGTAGGATCTTCCAAAGAAGAAAATTACTCATTCATTCCAAAAAACTATACGGTAGGTTCAGAATATGATTATTTCCACTGCACTTCCAACAATACGATCTACGGAACTCAGATGAAATCTTTCCCGGATGTGGACACTTTGATGGTTTGTGATATGAGCTCGGATATTTTTTCAAGACAGCTGGATTTTTCCAAGTTTGACCTGATCTATGCCGGTGCTCAGAAAAATATGGGACCTGCAGGAGTTACCCTGGTAGTCATCAAAAAAGAAATCCTTGGAAAAACAGGAAGAGAGAACATGCTTTCTATTCTGGATTATTCTCAGCATATTTCAAAAGAATCCATGTACAACACCCCTCCGGTTTTCCCTGTATACGCTTCCCTTCTTACCCTGCAGTATCTTGAAAAAAATGGAGGAATTGCAGCAGCAGAAGCCAGAAATGAAGCTAAAGCAAAACTTTTATATGAAGAAATCGACAGCAATCCTCTTTTCGAAACCTTCTGTGTAAAAGAAGACCGTTCTTTAATGAATGTTTCCTTCAAACTGACAGACGAGAGCAAAAAAGAAGCATTCGACAATGCATGGAAAGCGGCGGGAATCAGCGGATTAAACGGTCACAGAAGCCTGGGCGGTTACAGAGCAAGTTTATACAATGCCTTACCTATTGAGAGTGTGCAGGTTCTGGTAGATGTAATGAGATCCATTAAATAA
- a CDS encoding M28 family metallopeptidase, protein MKYSLLLLLAPFVAFSQARTKDNEIKKYVSEVSSDSLKSYINSLVGFHTRHTLSSVDDENQGIGAARSWVLGKFKNYAKNSGGRMDVYLQQEDIQPDGKRVDKVTNLGNPIAFLKGTDPNDKRIFLISAHLDSRVTDVMNRTSFAPGANDDGSGVSAVIEAARILSRSSFPASVIFVAFSGEEQSLLGSKLLADKAKKENLQIEAVLNNDMIGNPEEGETGNINNHTLRVFSEGMPYVDMDKKAMNIRNLGLENDGDSRQLARYIKETAEEYVKGLEIKLIYRNDRFLRGGDHSSFVTQGFPSVRLTEYYENYDRQHQDIRTEHNKQYGDLPQYIDYNYLKRNVAANIAVLASLAKAPSKPEQVEVKVKELTNSTTLQWERPKSGSPAGYYVLIRETDSSLWQKKLFTKELSIKVPLSKDNYIFAVQAVNQRGNLSVPVIPAIAR, encoded by the coding sequence ATGAAATATTCTCTCCTTTTACTGCTGGCTCCTTTTGTCGCTTTTTCCCAGGCACGGACAAAAGATAATGAAATAAAGAAATACGTTTCCGAAGTGAGCTCAGATTCTTTAAAATCTTATATTAACAGCCTTGTAGGCTTCCATACCAGGCATACTTTAAGCTCAGTGGATGATGAAAACCAGGGAATAGGAGCGGCAAGAAGCTGGGTGCTGGGGAAGTTTAAAAACTATGCAAAAAATTCAGGAGGAAGAATGGATGTTTACCTGCAGCAGGAAGATATTCAGCCTGATGGAAAAAGAGTAGACAAGGTTACTAATCTGGGAAATCCCATAGCTTTTCTTAAAGGAACAGACCCAAATGATAAAAGAATTTTCCTGATTTCGGCGCACCTTGATTCACGGGTCACAGATGTCATGAACAGAACCTCGTTTGCTCCGGGTGCTAATGATGACGGGAGTGGGGTAAGTGCTGTCATAGAAGCGGCGAGAATTCTGAGCAGATCTTCTTTTCCTGCATCTGTTATTTTCGTTGCTTTTTCCGGAGAAGAACAGTCGTTGCTTGGATCTAAACTCCTTGCAGACAAGGCCAAAAAAGAAAATCTGCAGATAGAAGCGGTTCTTAATAACGATATGATCGGCAATCCTGAAGAAGGAGAAACAGGAAATATCAATAACCATACGCTGAGGGTTTTCAGTGAAGGGATGCCGTACGTGGACATGGATAAAAAAGCGATGAATATAAGAAACCTCGGGCTGGAAAACGACGGAGATTCCAGGCAGCTTGCCCGGTATATTAAGGAAACTGCAGAAGAATATGTGAAAGGACTTGAAATAAAGCTGATTTACAGAAATGACAGATTTCTGCGCGGAGGAGATCATTCCAGCTTCGTCACCCAGGGATTTCCTTCTGTAAGGCTCACAGAATATTATGAGAATTATGACCGTCAGCATCAGGATATCAGAACGGAGCATAACAAACAGTACGGAGATCTTCCCCAGTATATAGATTACAATTACCTGAAAAGGAATGTTGCTGCGAATATTGCTGTTCTGGCCAGTCTTGCAAAAGCTCCTTCTAAACCTGAACAGGTAGAAGTAAAAGTGAAAGAGCTTACCAATTCCACTACGTTACAATGGGAAAGGCCGAAATCCGGTTCTCCGGCAGGATATTATGTATTGATAAGAGAGACTGATAGTTCTCTGTGGCAGAAAAAGCTCTTTACCAAAGAACTCTCCATTAAAGTGCCGCTTTCAAAGGATAATTATATTTTCGCAGTTCAGGCTGTTAATCAAAGAGGGAATTTAAGTGTTCCTGTTATTCCGGCTATTGCAAGGTAG
- a CDS encoding 4Fe-4S binding protein, with protein sequence MAIKITDECINCGACEPECPNNAIYEGAVDWKASEGTALTGTVTMPSGLTVDADSPQEPVSDDVYFIVTDKCTECKGFHEEPQCAAVCPVDCCVPDEDHVESEETLLNKKAFLHGE encoded by the coding sequence ATGGCTATTAAAATAACTGATGAATGCATTAATTGCGGAGCCTGTGAGCCGGAATGCCCAAATAATGCAATATATGAAGGGGCAGTAGATTGGAAAGCTTCTGAAGGTACCGCTCTTACAGGGACTGTAACCATGCCGTCAGGACTTACTGTAGATGCAGATTCGCCACAGGAACCCGTAAGTGATGATGTATATTTCATTGTAACAGATAAATGTACCGAATGTAAAGGATTCCACGAAGAACCTCAATGTGCGGCTGTCTGCCCGGTAGACTGTTGTGTACCTGATGAGGATCATGTAGAATCTGAAGAAACACTGCTTAACAAAAAAGCATTCTTACACGGTGAATAA
- a CDS encoding GLPGLI family protein: MYRLLFLLLTAFVSAQSYRFVYEYKMKPDAGKKDSTVTDYMNLDTDGKKSYFYNAVKYERDSAYNADKSYPTLLKSKHYDRNLNYTVEKDYAKKTINFYDKFKNANLIITGSEAPKWNIEN; this comes from the coding sequence ATGTACAGACTTTTATTTTTATTATTGACTGCCTTTGTTTCAGCTCAGAGTTACCGTTTTGTTTACGAATACAAAATGAAGCCCGATGCAGGAAAAAAAGATTCTACAGTGACGGATTATATGAATCTGGATACGGACGGAAAGAAGTCCTATTTTTATAATGCCGTGAAATATGAACGGGATTCTGCCTACAATGCTGATAAAAGCTATCCCACTCTTCTGAAAAGTAAGCACTATGACCGCAATTTAAATTATACAGTAGAAAAAGATTATGCTAAAAAAACAATTAATTTTTACGATAAGTTTAAAAATGCTAATCTCATTATAACAGGAAGTGAGGCTCCAAAATGGAACATTGAGAATTAA